The genome window TTATAATGGGCAGTTTAATTAGATTTCTCATCACTATTTAGATTAATTATGAATAATTTAATGCAAAAATAAAAACTAATTTCAGTTTAGCAACTTTATTTAGAATAAATAAAAATAATATTTTGATTTACATATTCACCCTAACAGATCTGCGGTGTGAAAAAAAAAATGTAAATAAATTAGGGGTTTCTTTTGTAAAAAGATTTCAAAATTAATGCAATAATGTTGCGTTAATTAAAAATAAAACTATATTTGCAACATTGTTGCGTTAAAGATATAAAGTGAAAAACAAAAGACCTTTTTTAGATATTTTAGGAATTTCAAGTGCCAGTTTATGTATGGTTCATTGTTTGATTTTTCCGTTACTTACATTTATTCCATTTGGATTAAGACACGATTCCGTGATTGATTTAGGCTTTGCACTAGTAAGTCTTTGGGCAGTTATTCAGATTATCAGAAACGCCAATTTATTAGTTATTGTTATTATTTTAAATTCAATCACGCTTATTTTATTCAGCATTTTTATTGAAATATATCTTGATCTACATACCAATTTCATTTATCTGGGTGGATTTGGTATGATAATAGGACATTTTTTAAACTACAAATCACACTCAAAAAACAACCAAGAAGAAAAGCCCTAAAATCTTAATTATGAAGACAAAGAACA of Flavobacterium marginilacus contains these proteins:
- a CDS encoding MerC domain-containing protein, which encodes MKNKRPFLDILGISSASLCMVHCLIFPLLTFIPFGLRHDSVIDLGFALVSLWAVIQIIRNANLLVIVIILNSITLILFSIFIEIYLDLHTNFIYLGGFGMIIGHFLNYKSHSKNNQEEKP